A region from the Linepithema humile isolate Giens D197 chromosome 1, Lhum_UNIL_v1.0, whole genome shotgun sequence genome encodes:
- the LOC105669928 gene encoding monocarboxylate transporter 14-like, whose translation MTSKNENIPQETQVECGDDCRHSGNNNNNNRYNDCSTSAARKESFYTKRNQSNHHQPGRAPLVGWRNGSPTIYSNSVHKGIDSKNCNIRQISLDSMQEEPIDTIEPIEVIGPIEPIKSVHPEQNDTLNQVKEVVVLEGYSEPDTNTMTNQRDKDSIDSESILEPDSLDFATKEKKSDKPKIPDGGWGWMVVLASLLISMVADGVSFSFGLLFIEFLNEFGASKSKTSWIGSLFMAVPLLSGPIMSALVDRYGCRNMTIAGGLISGLGFILSIFSNTIEVMYITFGVIAGLGLGLCYVTAVVSIAFWFDKKRTLAVGLGACGTGIGTFVYAPMTAYFIREYGWRGTCLLLAGTFFNMIVAGMVMRDPEWWILEQHKQDQNVLKKSHTRSEAIKSDGSPSDEFPGVEELRELLRNNHTPEYFLQNLSTSTEAVDGAKRQTTSVVNLPTFVKRSEKVPLEVLESLLCNSRLYTVILENYPSLLQCRSLSDKQLQDSTGEICNKSGITMSMRLKRATEPKAITEQKRDCPTSTHTSTKLACTKKPSKKEIEETNPLLTKEVTHAVAPVERKIMSKRYVGDLQTDVIRTDSIPWLRRQFSTNTHYFKDIRVHRNSVMYRGAALNLHKYRLRASSCPNIYRNSMITLAKENEQKWYSELIDLIKSMLDFSMFLELHFLLMSLSTILLFTWFIVPYFYLAEHLMRNNYDETDAANLLSIIGITNTIGMIVLGWAGDQPWMNVCKTYTWCLIACGAAIVLMVVFTQHYTFLMISAAAFGLFFASNFSFTPVILVELIPLERFTTAYGLSLLCQGIGNLVGPPLAGWLFDVTGTWDLSFLMAGGWIIVSGTLIGIVPYTKNRKIFGNGPVEMEQINDNDDCLA comes from the exons ATGACTAGCAAGAACGAGAATATTCCTCAAGAAACTCAAGTCGAATGCGGCGATGACTGCAGACACAGTGGAaataacaacaataacaaTCGTTACAATGATTGCTCTACAAGCGCTGCTCGAAAGGAAAGCTTTTACACAAAGAGAAATCAGAGCAATCATCATCAGCCTGGCAGAGCTCCATTGGTCGGTTGGCGAAATGGAAGTCCGACGATTTATTCGAATTCTGTCCATAAGGGCATTGACTCGAAAAATTGTAACATACGTCAAATCAGTTTGGATTCAATGCAGGAGGAACCGATCGATACGATCGAACCAATTGAAGTGATCGGGCCGATCGAACCAATCAAGTCCGTACATCCGGAACAAAATGATACATTAAATCAAGTTAAAGAAGTTGTTGTTCTCGAAGGATACTCTGAACCGGACACCAATACAATGACGAATCAACGAGACAAAGATTCCATCGATTCTGAGAGCATTCTGGAGCCTGATTCCTTAGATTTTgcgacaaaagaaaaaaagagtgaTAAGCCGAAGATACCGGACGGTGGTTGGGGATGGATGGTTGTTTTAGCATCTCTGTTAATTTCCATGGTGGCGGACGGCGTCTCCTTCAGTTTTGGTCTGCTTTTTATCGAATTCCTTAATGAGTTCGGCGCTTCCAAGTCCAAAACCTCCTGGATCGGTTCGCTCTTTATGGCCGTACCTCTCTTATCTGGGCCGATTATGTCTGCCCTCGTAGATCGTTACGGATGCAGGAACATGACCATCGCCGGCGGCCTGATATCTGGATTAGGCTTCATATTGAGTATCTTCAGTAACACCATCGAGGTAATGTATATTACTTTCGGCGTGATTGCGGGTCTTGGTCTGGGTTTGTGCTACGTCACCGCGGTTGTGAGCATCGCCTTTTGGTTCGATAAGAAGCGAACCTTAGCTGTAGGTCTCGGCGCATGTGGTACTGGCATTGGTACCTTCGTCTACGCGCCGATGACAGCGTACTTCATCCGAGAATATGGTTGGCGCGGTACCTGTTTGTTGCTGGCTGGCACGTTCTTTAATATGATTGTCGCGGGAATGGTAATGAGGGATCCGGAATGGTGGATATTGGAGCAACACAAGCAAGATCAAAACGTGCTGAAAAAATCGCACACCCGTTCGGAGGCGATCAAGTCGGACGGAAGCCCGTCAGACGAATTTCCAGGCGTTGAGGAGCTCAGGGAGCTGCTTAGAAACAATCATACGCCcgaatattttctacaaaatctAAGCACGAGCACTGAAGCAGTTGATGGCGCAAAGAGGCAGACGACGAGCGTAGTTAATTTACCGACTTTTGTAAAGCGAAGCGAAAAG GTGCCTTTAGAAGTATTGGAATCATTATTATGCAACTCAAGACTCTACACCGTTATCTTGGAGAATTACCCGAGCCTGCTACAATGTAGAAGTTTATCTGATAAACAACTACAGGATTCGACGGGGGAGATTTGTAATAAAAGCGGAATCACTATGTCAATGAG GCTTAAACGAGCAACGGAACCGAAAGCGATCACTGAACAGAAGAGAGATTGTCCAACATCTACTCACACATCGACGAAACTTGCTTGCACCAAAAAACCGTCTAAGAAAGAAATAGAGGAGACTAATCCTTTGCTGACGAAAGAAGTCACGCACGCG GTCGCTCCAGTGGAAAGAAAAATCATGTCTAAGCGTTATGTGGGCGATTTGCAGACCGACGTTATCAGGACTGACTCGATACCGTGGCTTAGACGACAATTCAGCACAAACACTCactattttaaagatataagaGTACACAGAAATTCAGTTATGTATCGCGGCGCTGCCCTAAATTTGCACAAGTACAGACTAAGAGCGAGCAGTTGTCCTAACATCTACAGAAACAGCATGATCACGTTGGCTAAAGAAAACGAGCAG AAATGGTACTCCGAGCTGATAGACCTTATAAAGAGTATGCTGGATTTTTCGATGTTTCTCGAGTTACACTTTCTGCTGATGTCGTTGTCGACGATACTGCTGTTCACTTGGTTTATTGTACCGTACTTTTATCTCGCGGAGCATCTGATGAGGAATAATTATGATGAAACCGATGCCGCTAATCTTCTCAGTATCATTGGCATAACGAATACCATTGGAATG ATTGTTCTCGGGTGGGCTGGCGATCAACCTTGGATGAATGTCTGTAAAACGTATACTTGGTGCCTAATAGCCTGCGGAGCGGCCATTGTATTAATGGTGGTATTCACTCAACATTATACATTTCTAATGATAAGCGCGGCAGCATTTGGCCTTTTCTTTGCCAGCAACTTTAGTTTTACTCCAGTAATATTAGTTGAATTGATACCACTGGAAAGATTTACAACCGCTTACGGTCTTAGCTTGTTATGCCAAGGAATCGGGAATCTTGTCGGTCCTCCATTAGCTGGATGGCTTTTTGACGTAACGGGCACTTGGGATCTTTCTTTCCTTATGGCTGGCGGTTGGATTATTGTCTCTGGAACATTAATAGGCATTGTACCGTACACAAagaatcgaaaaattttcggtAACGGGCCGGTCGAAAtggaacaaataaatgataatgatGACTGCTTAGCATAG
- the LOC105669930 gene encoding LOW QUALITY PROTEIN: uncharacterized protein (The sequence of the model RefSeq protein was modified relative to this genomic sequence to represent the inferred CDS: inserted 1 base in 1 codon) — MTGDLEEANRNVAVRKDLDDSADNGRKSEGLKILELLSIVQRESSKRNFNLRLVLESIMKSFNPIAIIYFCIALSWYIVVTSVLKMPLLLVRELRALKSRHKHYYSDTLTYMLSCYVPLAFQAFREVVSISWIAVPAPKIIVEELFLKHPQSNQLQTISSCGRKVVAWSEEVDIELVRQIANITGATETEILLTSTVDTLKEYXKHSGFSIPDDVFATVKFVSQRAVFLRNHEARGILCLALPIVETPFFHDDFIEMLQVIQRNVQEVRSRQSAIYGITAETSRGLISSCLPSIVLKLLLNQLSRRYSLCLTHVDGDLPIEGVDGAIYWRPPQGNCNMSITLHKHGNKVRLGIMGDALISPQHFIIAKTFPKSLENFAIILGIPRASSRSPSPNSLNPTTPPGY; from the exons ATGACCGGAGATCTTGAAGAAGCGAATAGGAATGTTGCAGTGCGTAAAGATCTCGATGATAGTGCTG ACAATGGCCGAAAATCGGAAGGGCTAAAAATTCTAGAGCTTCTATCGATTGTTCAACGTGAGTCGAGCAAGAGAAATTTCAATCTTCGCTTGGTACTTGAATCCATCATGAAGTCTTTCAATCCGATtgccattatttatttttgcattgctCTGTCTTGGTACATTGTGGTCACGTCAGTTTTGAAAATGCCTCTTCTGCTTGTTCGAGAATTACGAGCTTTGAAATCGCGGCACAAGCATTACTATTCGGACACCTTGACGTACATGCTCTCGTGTTACGTTCCTTTGGCATTTCAAGCATTTCGAGAGGTCGTATCTATCAGTTGGATAGCCGTGCCTGCGCCGAAGATTATAGtcgaagaattatttttgaagCATCCACAGTCGAATCAACTGCAGACTATTTCATCGTGCGGTAGAAAAGTCGTGGCTTGGTCGGAGGAAGTCGACATCGAGCTCGTTCGGCAAATTGCTAACATAACCGGTGCAACTGAAACGGAAATTCTTTTGACGTCCACCGTGGACACTCTGAAGGAAT TTAAGCATTCGGGTTTCAGTATACCAGATGATGTGTTTGCAACTGTGAAATTTGTGAGTCAACGAGCGGTGTTCCTGCGAAATCACGAAGCCAGGGGTATCCTCTGTCTCGCCTTACCTATCGTAGAGACGCCGTTCTTTCACGATGATTTCATTGAAATGCTGCAG GTGATTCAACGAAACGTCCAGGAAGTCAGGTCTAGACAGAGTGCGATTTACGGTATCACAGCAGAAACGTCCCGCGGATTGATTTCATCCTGCTTGCCATCAATCGTtctgaaattacttttaaatcaattatcaCGAAGATATTCCTTGTGCTTAACTCACGTCGACGGGGATTTACCAATAGAAGGCGTAGATGGAGCGATTTATTGGCGACCACCGCAAGGAAACTGCA acatGTCTATAACTCTGCACAAGCATGGAAACAAAGTGCGTCTTGGTATAATGGGAGATGCCTTAATCAGCCctcaacattttattattgcaaaaacgTTTCCTAAAAGTTTAGAAAACTTTGCCATCATTCTGGGCATACCAAGAGCATCTAGTCGAAGTCCAAGTCCTAATTCGCTTAATCCGACAACGCCACCGGGatattga